One stretch of Desulfomonile tiedjei DNA includes these proteins:
- a CDS encoding CBS domain-containing protein, which translates to MEVITTHLNADFDAFASMVAAKKLYPEALVAFPGSQEKNLRDFFIESTLYILSIERAKDIDLDQIDRLILVDTRQRSRIGRFASVAASGQAEIHVYDHHPDSEDDIKGDVEFVIEVGATVTLLIGKIRERGIELTSEEATVLALGIYEDTGSFSFSSTTPADLEAASWLLEKGANLNIISNMMTSEMSKDQIELLHQLIQESEVVSLGGLEIVVTAASSESYVGDLAILVHKLKDMENLEAIFAIVRMEDRVHLIGRSSLDEVNAGEIAAEFGGGGHATAASATVRDMSLYEAREKVVALLREKVRPKQKAGEIMSRPVITIGPDQTLGDAADFLSRYQVSSLPVVRDGSILGIVHRNAVEKAIHHGLEKAKVSDYMNPGVVFVTPQEPIEKALKMTVGGRNRLVPVIEDGKLVGVISRSDLLEHLRLPRRSDTTGPEEFPIGRVRSKSVRKLMEERLPEHIVKILRRSGEVAARRHEEVYLVGGAVRDLLLRNSNLDIDLVVEGEGIPFARGLAAEFPGCRVRGHEKFGTAVLLFADGFKIDVATARHEFYARPGALPTVETSSLKRDLYRRDFTMNTLAVSLNPRTFGQVSDFFGGARDIKEKVIRVLHNLAFVEDPTRILRAVRFSSRFGFAIGKHTLNLIKGAIKLKVFDRVEGKRLLNELIHILNEKNPLAPLTLMASYGIVEALHPPLTLGPKTQELMEAVSGVLSWWKFLFLKDNLEPWFVYFLALTDTLGDDDFEAAMRRFSITGWQAANLRQERIELRQVLALFARGQVERPSQIVAQLRRFSMEALLFMMAKSAREQTRMALADYINTLRYVKPLLRGQDLIGMGYSPGPVFTSILRATRNARLDGKIVTEEDEREFIRKTFPLETGNGVLGPSPS; encoded by the coding sequence ATGGAAGTTATTACCACACATTTGAATGCAGACTTCGATGCATTTGCCTCTATGGTCGCGGCCAAGAAGCTTTATCCTGAGGCTTTGGTGGCTTTCCCGGGTTCCCAGGAAAAAAACCTCAGGGATTTTTTCATAGAGTCCACGCTGTACATCCTGTCCATAGAACGGGCCAAGGACATTGATCTCGACCAGATAGATCGGCTGATCCTCGTTGATACCCGGCAGCGCAGCAGGATAGGCAGGTTCGCATCCGTGGCCGCTTCGGGACAAGCCGAAATCCATGTGTACGATCATCATCCCGATTCGGAAGATGACATAAAGGGGGACGTCGAGTTCGTCATCGAGGTGGGCGCTACAGTGACGCTCCTTATCGGAAAGATCCGAGAACGGGGAATTGAGCTGACCTCGGAAGAGGCTACCGTCCTGGCGCTGGGCATCTACGAAGACACGGGATCATTCAGCTTTTCGTCCACCACGCCCGCGGACTTGGAAGCCGCGAGCTGGCTGTTGGAAAAGGGGGCCAACCTCAACATCATTTCCAACATGATGACCAGTGAAATGAGCAAAGATCAGATCGAACTGCTTCATCAACTTATACAGGAATCGGAAGTCGTCAGTCTGGGAGGACTTGAAATAGTCGTCACGGCCGCCAGCTCGGAGAGTTATGTGGGAGATCTGGCAATCCTTGTCCATAAGCTTAAGGACATGGAAAACCTCGAGGCCATCTTTGCAATCGTCAGGATGGAGGATCGGGTCCACTTGATTGGCCGCAGCAGCCTGGATGAAGTCAACGCGGGTGAAATCGCCGCGGAATTTGGGGGCGGTGGGCACGCTACGGCAGCAAGCGCAACTGTAAGAGACATGTCTTTGTACGAAGCTCGCGAAAAGGTTGTCGCTCTGTTGCGCGAAAAAGTGCGTCCGAAGCAAAAAGCCGGTGAAATTATGAGCCGACCTGTCATTACCATCGGCCCTGACCAGACACTCGGCGACGCTGCCGACTTCCTTAGCCGCTACCAGGTAAGCTCTCTCCCGGTCGTGCGAGACGGCTCAATACTGGGCATAGTTCATCGCAACGCGGTTGAGAAGGCCATTCACCACGGTCTGGAGAAGGCGAAAGTGTCCGACTACATGAATCCCGGTGTAGTGTTTGTGACGCCTCAGGAACCCATCGAAAAGGCCTTGAAAATGACCGTTGGAGGCAGAAACAGGCTTGTGCCGGTGATTGAAGATGGCAAATTGGTCGGCGTAATCTCCCGGAGCGATCTGCTTGAACACTTGCGGCTGCCCCGGAGAAGCGATACCACGGGGCCGGAAGAATTCCCAATAGGCCGCGTGCGAAGCAAGAGCGTCCGCAAGCTTATGGAGGAGCGCCTGCCGGAGCACATAGTCAAGATCTTGAGGCGCTCGGGCGAGGTCGCTGCTAGGAGACATGAAGAGGTCTATCTGGTCGGAGGAGCCGTGCGGGACCTCCTGTTGAGAAACAGCAATCTGGATATCGACCTCGTGGTGGAAGGGGAGGGGATCCCATTTGCCAGAGGACTGGCTGCGGAGTTCCCGGGTTGCCGAGTGAGAGGCCACGAGAAATTCGGCACGGCGGTCCTTCTTTTTGCGGACGGCTTCAAGATAGATGTAGCCACAGCGCGACACGAGTTTTACGCCAGGCCCGGCGCTCTTCCCACCGTGGAGACCAGTTCGCTCAAACGGGACCTGTACCGCCGCGATTTCACCATGAACACGCTGGCGGTGAGCCTTAATCCTCGAACCTTCGGCCAGGTGAGCGACTTCTTCGGCGGAGCGCGCGATATCAAAGAAAAGGTCATTCGAGTCCTGCACAACCTCGCATTTGTGGAAGACCCCACGAGGATACTGCGGGCGGTGCGCTTCAGCAGTCGCTTCGGCTTTGCTATCGGCAAGCACACGCTTAACTTGATCAAGGGGGCCATAAAGCTCAAGGTTTTCGATAGGGTTGAAGGCAAACGGCTCCTGAACGAACTCATTCACATACTCAACGAGAAGAACCCCCTTGCCCCCCTGACACTGATGGCAAGCTACGGGATCGTCGAGGCCCTCCACCCTCCGTTGACACTAGGCCCCAAAACCCAGGAACTCATGGAAGCCGTATCCGGAGTGCTCTCGTGGTGGAAGTTTCTATTCCTTAAGGACAATCTGGAACCCTGGTTCGTATATTTCCTGGCGCTCACCGACACGCTGGGTGATGATGATTTTGAGGCTGCGATGCGCCGTTTTTCCATAACGGGATGGCAGGCGGCAAATCTTAGGCAGGAACGGATCGAGTTGCGCCAAGTGCTGGCCCTGTTTGCAAGGGGCCAGGTGGAACGGCCCAGTCAAATAGTGGCGCAGCTTAGAAGGTTTTCCATGGAAGCCCTTCTGTTCATGATGGCCAAGAGCGCCCGAGAACAAACTCGCATGGCCCTGGCAGACTATATAAATACCCTGAGGTATGTGAAGCCTCTCTTAAGAGGGCAAGACCTCATTGGCATGGGTTACTCGCCGGGACCGGTGTTCACGTCAATTCTTCGTGCGACTCGGAACGCCCGCCTGGACGGTAAGATCGTTACCGAGGAGGACGAGCGCGAATTTATCCGGAAGACATTTCCTTTGGAAACTGGCAACGGGGTGTTAGGTCCCAGCCCTTCTTGA
- a CDS encoding ribonuclease HI family protein has translation MGCKAYFDGSCFLNYCGIGYVIRDGRGFPIHQASEFAGRGDALKAEYLALLAVLERLYSLRIDEAIIHGDSRTVVCQVNGQMHTRDSNRFRELIMRMRWFLGEHPGWRLKWIPRQENGQADALATEGLSEIRSVK, from the coding sequence ATGGGCTGCAAGGCTTATTTCGATGGTTCGTGTTTTTTGAACTACTGCGGGATTGGCTACGTGATTCGCGATGGCCGCGGTTTTCCCATTCATCAGGCTTCTGAATTTGCAGGTCGCGGGGACGCTCTCAAGGCCGAATATTTGGCACTGCTCGCTGTCCTGGAACGCCTCTATTCCTTAAGAATTGATGAGGCGATTATACACGGGGACAGCAGAACCGTCGTGTGTCAGGTCAACGGCCAAATGCATACCCGTGATTCAAACCGTTTTCGCGAACTTATTATGAGAATGCGCTGGTTTCTCGGTGAACATCCCGGCTGGCGCCTAAAGTGGATTCCCAGGCAGGAGAACGGGCAAGCCGACGCGCTGGCCACCGAAGGTCTCAGTGAGATTCGATCGGTCAAGTAA
- a CDS encoding AbrB/MazE/SpoVT family DNA-binding domain-containing protein — protein sequence MRTRLIRIGNSRGVLLPESLIAQAGLGDEVELQVRDGAIILEPATGSAGGAEQMPETDDDLLLDFPASTHFDEKEWEW from the coding sequence ATGAGAACCCGTTTGATTCGAATCGGGAATTCGCGAGGTGTACTGCTGCCCGAGTCTTTGATTGCCCAAGCCGGTTTGGGCGATGAAGTGGAGCTGCAAGTGCGGGACGGGGCCATCATTCTCGAACCTGCAACCGGATCGGCAGGGGGGGCCGAGCAGATGCCTGAGACAGATGACGATCTGTTACTCGATTTTCCTGCTTCCACCCATTTTGATGAGAAAGAATGGGAGTGGTGA
- a CDS encoding type II toxin-antitoxin system PemK/MazF family toxin: MGVVMMAEAVHRGDVFLIGLDPTRGGEIQKTRPCVIVSPDELNSNLKTFIVAPLTTGSHSYPFRVPCRFEDRPGHVVLDQIRTVDRERLVRRLGKLSASTLQKTLTILQEMFAP, encoded by the coding sequence ATGGGAGTGGTGATGATGGCTGAGGCTGTCCATCGCGGCGATGTGTTTTTGATCGGTCTGGACCCCACTCGTGGCGGCGAGATTCAGAAGACCCGGCCTTGCGTGATAGTCTCGCCTGACGAACTCAACTCCAACTTGAAAACCTTCATCGTGGCGCCCCTGACAACTGGAAGCCATTCCTATCCATTCCGCGTGCCGTGCAGGTTTGAAGACCGCCCAGGCCATGTAGTCCTTGACCAGATTCGCACTGTCGATCGTGAACGCTTAGTGAGAAGACTTGGAAAGCTTTCGGCATCTACGCTTCAAAAGACTCTGACAATACTGCAAGAAATGTTCGCACCATGA
- a CDS encoding DUF433 domain-containing protein, protein MKLDRVTIDPARMNGQPCVRNMRLTVRRVVELATTYPNRDELRQEYPELEDEDVRQALLYAARYLDDRRCVTIGTH, encoded by the coding sequence ATGAAACTGGACCGAGTCACCATAGATCCCGCTCGCATGAACGGCCAGCCCTGCGTACGGAACATGCGCCTGACAGTTCGTCGCGTCGTAGAATTGGCAACTACCTACCCCAATCGCGACGAGTTACGTCAGGAATACCCGGAACTCGAAGATGAGGATGTCCGGCAAGCCCTCCTCTATGCGGCTAGGTATCTTGATGACCGACGTTGTGTTACGATCGGCACACATTAG
- a CDS encoding TetR/AcrR family transcriptional regulator yields MDNRSNILEHALHLFAARGYEAVGVQEIVDEAGITKPTLYHYFGSKRGLLNTLLEEHLAVLYRSVEEAADYHRDLPFTLNRITATYFHYAKEHGLFYRMLLSTWFAPPDSDEFKAMARLAGRQQRLLEKLFIQAANDHGNMKGRHRAYAATFLGMINTYIGLSLNGYIELNDQLVYKAVHQYMHGIFS; encoded by the coding sequence ATGGACAATCGTTCCAACATATTAGAGCACGCATTGCACCTGTTCGCCGCTCGCGGATACGAGGCGGTCGGTGTGCAGGAAATAGTGGATGAAGCCGGCATCACGAAGCCCACCCTGTACCATTACTTCGGGAGCAAGCGTGGGCTGCTGAACACGCTGCTGGAAGAACATCTTGCCGTCCTGTACCGATCCGTGGAAGAGGCGGCCGATTATCACCGCGATTTGCCTTTTACCCTCAACCGAATCACCGCGACGTACTTCCACTATGCAAAAGAACACGGGCTGTTTTACCGGATGCTGCTGTCTACATGGTTTGCCCCGCCGGACAGCGATGAGTTCAAGGCCATGGCCCGCTTGGCCGGGAGGCAACAGCGGCTTTTAGAGAAACTCTTTATTCAGGCCGCGAACGACCACGGCAACATGAAAGGGCGCCATCGAGCGTATGCCGCTACCTTCCTGGGGATGATAAATACCTATATCGGCTTGTCGCTCAACGGGTATATCGAGTTGAATGACCAACTTGTGTACAAAGCGGTTCATCAGTACATGCACGGCATCTTTTCCTGA
- a CDS encoding TIR domain-containing protein, with the protein MKSKPRGNLGEAEYRIRKALETESLDLDLAGLLLTELPESIGQLSHLQDLNLQRNGLTEFPESFANLNSLRRLDAQSNEFKTFPEAIRQLRQLRTLVINRNRLTTLPEFIGQLSQLECLFVVSTDLTKLPESIGQLSNLHELNVSFNSLAILPECIGGLLQLQVLKASHNQLSTLPEWIGTFSQLEELDVSGNPLAILPECIGGLLQLQVLKASHNQLSMLPEWMGKLSQLKELDVSGNQLTILPESVGKLAQLQKLKISRNQLSTLPEWIGELSQLKELIVPGNQLTTLPESVGKLSQLRQLYVYSNQLKTLPESIGKISRLQLLDASMNHLKTLPESIGKLWRLWNLDLTQNQLNDLPESLKSLGSLGKLHLHGNSELGLPQELLDLSSSDAPGTGYQGKTNRILEYYFRMRVARRPLNEAKLILVGRGAAGKTSIVNRLVYDRFDGHERKTEGIQITEWKLPLNESENVRLNIWDFGGQEIMHATHQFFLTQRSLYLLVLDGRGGGEEADAEYWLKLIESFGRDSPVVIVLNKIKEHPFDINRRAFRQKFPAIRDFIRTDCEDGTGIEQLLNAIKLETDSLEHLRDAFPASWFRIKDRVGGMKKNYLSFDEYRKLCARLGEKDPAAQESLAFYLHSLGIALNYKDDPRLQDMHVLNPRWVTSGLYTILNSNKLVEQKGDIRLRDIPGILTASEYPARMHLFLFDLMKKFDLCFSYPDDDAHYLIPELLDKQEPEASAAFKAEECLNFQYHYPVLPEGLLPRFIVRTHAVSEGHPRWRTGVILRFEGNVALVKADAQDKKVFISVSGPVPGRRRLLAVIRSDCERIHRDISNLNPEAMVPLPDYPNVVVSYDHLLVMEKRGIKKFTQVVGNEVIELGVDQLLNGVDLDRTGKKDRTEGEFRQRVRLFYSYSHKDESLCDQLETHLKILERRGLVESWQDRKIEAGDEWKERIDENLEAADIILLLVSANFIASDYCYEKEMKRALERDKNKEARVVPIIVRDCSWKKSPFAKLQALPKNGKAVTKWRDKDSAWRNVADGIEEVIEETRKKPQ; encoded by the coding sequence ATGAAGAGTAAGCCAAGAGGTAATTTGGGGGAGGCAGAATATCGTATTCGTAAGGCCCTTGAGACTGAATCACTTGATTTGGATTTGGCGGGACTTCTTTTGACCGAACTGCCCGAATCTATCGGGCAGCTCTCCCACCTCCAAGATCTCAACCTCCAACGGAATGGCCTAACAGAATTCCCTGAATCCTTCGCAAACCTCAACAGTCTCCGGCGTCTTGACGCCCAAAGTAATGAGTTCAAGACTTTTCCCGAGGCCATTAGACAACTCAGGCAGCTGCGGACGCTGGTCATCAACAGGAACCGACTCACGACTTTGCCCGAATTCATAGGGCAACTCTCGCAACTCGAGTGCCTCTTCGTAGTTAGCACGGATCTTACGAAATTGCCCGAATCTATAGGGCAACTCTCAAACCTCCATGAACTGAATGTCTCTTTCAACTCGCTTGCGATTTTGCCCGAATGCATAGGAGGACTCTTACAACTCCAAGTCCTTAAAGCCAGCCACAATCAGCTGAGCACGTTGCCCGAATGGATCGGAACGTTTTCGCAGCTAGAGGAGCTAGACGTGTCTGGCAACCCGCTTGCGATTTTGCCCGAATGCATAGGAGGACTCTTACAACTCCAAGTCCTCAAAGCCAGCCACAATCAGTTGAGCATGTTGCCCGAATGGATGGGAAAGCTTTCGCAGCTCAAGGAGCTAGATGTGTCTGGCAATCAGCTCACCATTTTGCCTGAATCCGTCGGAAAACTCGCACAACTCCAGAAACTTAAAATCTCGAGAAATCAGTTGAGCACGTTGCCCGAATGGATCGGAGAGCTTTCCCAGCTCAAGGAGCTAATTGTGCCTGGCAATCAGCTCACCACTTTGCCTGAATCCGTCGGAAAACTCTCGCAACTACGCCAACTCTACGTATATAGCAATCAACTCAAGACATTGCCGGAATCCATCGGAAAAATCTCACGGCTTCAGTTACTGGACGCCTCTATGAACCATCTCAAGACATTGCCGGAGTCCATAGGAAAACTCTGGCGGCTCTGGAATCTCGATCTGACGCAGAACCAACTCAACGACTTGCCTGAATCACTTAAGAGCCTTGGCTCCCTCGGGAAATTGCACCTTCATGGAAATTCCGAACTGGGTTTGCCGCAGGAACTTCTCGATCTGAGCAGTTCGGACGCGCCTGGGACAGGGTATCAGGGAAAGACTAACAGGATTCTCGAGTACTACTTTAGGATGAGGGTCGCTCGGCGTCCGCTCAATGAAGCCAAACTCATTCTGGTGGGTCGCGGAGCCGCCGGTAAGACCTCGATTGTGAACAGATTAGTCTATGACCGATTTGATGGGCACGAGAGGAAGACGGAAGGTATTCAGATCACCGAATGGAAACTTCCACTCAACGAGAGCGAAAATGTGCGGCTGAACATTTGGGATTTCGGCGGCCAGGAGATCATGCACGCTACCCACCAGTTCTTCCTCACACAACGCAGCCTTTACCTGCTGGTGCTTGATGGTCGCGGAGGGGGGGAGGAGGCAGATGCGGAATACTGGCTCAAGCTTATCGAAAGCTTTGGACGCGACTCGCCCGTAGTCATCGTGCTGAACAAAATCAAAGAGCATCCCTTTGATATTAACCGTCGTGCGTTTCGACAGAAATTTCCGGCTATCCGCGATTTCATCAGAACAGATTGCGAGGATGGGACCGGAATCGAACAACTTTTGAATGCAATTAAGCTTGAGACGGATAGCCTAGAGCATTTGCGCGATGCCTTCCCGGCGAGTTGGTTCCGCATCAAGGACAGGGTTGGAGGGATGAAAAAGAACTATCTGAGTTTTGACGAATACCGAAAGCTCTGCGCGAGGCTCGGTGAAAAAGATCCCGCCGCTCAGGAATCGCTTGCATTCTATTTGCACAGTCTCGGAATCGCGTTAAATTACAAGGATGATCCGCGATTGCAGGATATGCACGTGCTGAATCCCCGTTGGGTCACCAGCGGTCTTTACACTATTCTGAATTCGAATAAGCTAGTGGAACAGAAGGGCGACATTCGCTTGCGTGACATACCAGGTATCCTGACGGCCAGTGAATATCCTGCAAGAATGCATCTTTTTCTCTTCGATTTGATGAAGAAGTTCGATCTATGCTTCAGCTATCCGGATGACGATGCACATTACCTGATTCCTGAACTGCTTGATAAACAAGAGCCGGAAGCTTCAGCAGCATTCAAGGCCGAGGAGTGCCTGAATTTTCAATATCATTACCCGGTGTTGCCGGAAGGGCTGCTCCCGCGATTCATTGTACGCACCCATGCGGTCAGTGAGGGGCACCCGCGCTGGCGCACGGGAGTGATTCTGAGGTTTGAGGGCAATGTGGCCTTGGTGAAGGCCGACGCGCAAGACAAGAAGGTCTTCATTTCGGTTTCCGGACCCGTTCCCGGTCGGCGCCGACTGCTGGCAGTCATCCGGTCAGATTGCGAACGAATTCACCGTGATATTAGTAACCTGAACCCAGAGGCAATGGTTCCTCTGCCGGATTACCCCAATGTAGTCGTATCATATGATCACTTGCTGGTGATGGAAAAGAGAGGCATAAAGAAATTTACGCAAGTCGTAGGCAATGAAGTTATCGAACTCGGCGTGGATCAACTCCTGAACGGCGTGGACCTCGATCGGACCGGCAAAAAGGACAGGACGGAGGGTGAGTTTAGGCAGAGAGTACGATTGTTCTACAGCTATTCGCACAAGGATGAAAGCCTATGCGATCAATTGGAAACGCACCTGAAGATTTTGGAGCGTCGGGGACTGGTGGAATCCTGGCAAGACAGGAAAATCGAGGCGGGTGACGAGTGGAAGGAGAGGATCGACGAAAACCTGGAGGCCGCGGACATCATTCTACTGCTGGTCAGCGCCAATTTTATCGCTTCGGACTATTGTTACGAAAAGGAAATGAAACGGGCGCTGGAAAGGGACAAGAATAAAGAGGCGCGAGTGGTTCCCATCATTGTGCGTGATTGCAGCTGGAAGAAATCGCCGTTTGCGAAGCTGCAAGCCTTGCCAAAGAATGGAAAGGCTGTCACCAAATGGCGGGACAAAGATTCGGCCTGGCGGAATGTTGCCGACGGAATTGAAGAAGTAATCGAGGAGACGAGAAAGAAGCCACAGTAA
- a CDS encoding cache domain-containing protein has product MKPFIAFVMALVVTCQTAPVFAASENSDRATDCVQLVEKAISFIEEKGGDYALKVFSAQKGPFIDKELYVFAVSMENVILAHPYRRDLIGENVSEMKDLKGKPLFAHFKQTAEESGSGWVEYWWAKTAEKEQFQKASFVKKVPGRNMYVGAGYYK; this is encoded by the coding sequence ATGAAACCGTTTATTGCGTTTGTGATGGCGCTAGTTGTCACATGTCAGACTGCACCGGTCTTCGCCGCATCAGAGAATTCGGATCGCGCCACAGACTGCGTCCAGTTGGTGGAAAAAGCCATATCCTTTATCGAAGAAAAAGGCGGCGACTACGCACTTAAGGTATTTTCCGCACAGAAAGGTCCTTTCATCGACAAGGAGTTATATGTGTTTGCAGTCTCGATGGAGAATGTGATACTGGCACATCCGTACAGGAGAGATCTCATAGGCGAAAACGTGAGTGAAATGAAAGACCTCAAGGGAAAACCGCTCTTTGCCCATTTCAAGCAGACCGCTGAAGAGTCCGGGTCGGGCTGGGTAGAATACTGGTGGGCCAAAACCGCGGAGAAAGAACAGTTTCAGAAAGCCAGCTTTGTCAAAAAAGTCCCCGGGCGCAACATGTATGTGGGCGCGGGTTACTATAAGTGA
- a CDS encoding alpha-glucosidase C-terminal domain-containing protein, giving the protein MKHWALDSVFYHIYPPGLCGAPRRNDFNSPVVPRLEQLYGWINHLQNLGVNAVWLGPVFESSVHGYDTADYFQVDRRLGSNQTLKEVIAALHQNGIRVVLDAVFNHVGRDFWAFRDVRQNNERSAYCDWFQGLNFEKRSPFDDPFTYTSWDGHYDLVKLNLLNPAVKAHLFQAVKMWLHEFSPDGFRLDAADCIDMSFLQELGSLCRSIRPDFWLMGEVVHGNYRKWANSETLDSVTNYECYKGLYSSHVDRNYFEIAYALNRQFGDGGLYCDVPLYNFADNHDVNRVAGNLTNPAHLYTLYCLLFTMPGVPSIYYGSEWGLEAKRTNGDDRALRPHLDLATLSQTSPHPDLVRVIARLAKIRRSSQALTYGNYRQLSIRHEQFAFARQTADEHVVVLVNASEKPARFKLDIPACRGTRLIDLLNPGEAFPVSNGHATVNAVWPCWARIMVVK; this is encoded by the coding sequence ATGAAACACTGGGCTCTTGATTCAGTCTTTTACCACATTTATCCGCCAGGGCTCTGTGGTGCTCCGCGACGCAACGATTTCAACTCCCCCGTCGTTCCGCGGCTGGAGCAGCTATACGGCTGGATTAACCACTTGCAGAATCTAGGCGTGAACGCTGTATGGTTGGGCCCGGTATTTGAATCAAGTGTGCACGGTTACGACACAGCAGATTATTTTCAGGTTGACCGCCGCCTGGGATCCAATCAGACTCTGAAAGAGGTTATTGCCGCTCTGCATCAAAACGGCATCCGGGTGGTACTCGATGCGGTGTTCAATCACGTTGGAAGAGATTTCTGGGCCTTTCGTGATGTGCGACAAAATAACGAGCGTTCGGCGTACTGTGACTGGTTTCAGGGGCTCAACTTTGAAAAGCGAAGCCCGTTTGACGACCCGTTTACTTACACGAGTTGGGACGGTCATTATGACCTGGTGAAACTGAACTTGCTCAATCCCGCGGTAAAGGCGCATCTTTTCCAGGCAGTGAAGATGTGGCTGCACGAATTCAGCCCCGATGGTTTCCGGTTGGACGCGGCAGATTGCATTGACATGAGTTTCTTGCAAGAGCTTGGGTCCCTTTGCCGAAGCATCCGACCCGACTTCTGGTTAATGGGCGAAGTTGTCCACGGCAATTACCGAAAGTGGGCCAACTCGGAGACTCTCGACTCGGTCACCAATTACGAGTGCTACAAAGGGCTTTATTCCAGCCATGTAGACCGAAATTACTTTGAAATCGCGTACGCATTGAACCGCCAATTTGGCGATGGCGGGCTGTATTGCGATGTGCCGCTATACAACTTTGCCGACAATCACGATGTCAACCGGGTTGCCGGCAACCTCACGAATCCGGCGCACCTGTACACGCTCTATTGCCTGCTCTTCACCATGCCGGGCGTTCCTTCGATCTACTACGGCAGCGAGTGGGGTCTGGAGGCAAAGCGGACGAACGGAGACGACAGGGCCTTGCGCCCGCATCTCGACCTCGCAACCCTGTCCCAAACCAGCCCACACCCTGATTTGGTCCGAGTCATCGCCAGGTTGGCCAAGATTCGCCGCAGCTCTCAAGCGCTCACGTATGGCAATTATCGACAACTATCTATCAGGCATGAACAGTTTGCGTTTGCTAGACAAACAGCAGACGAGCACGTGGTTGTTTTGGTCAATGCATCTGAAAAACCCGCGCGTTTCAAACTGGACATTCCAGCGTGCCGTGGCACCCGGTTGATTGACCTGCTAAATCCGGGAGAAGCCTTCCCCGTATCTAACGGACATGCGACAGTAAATGCCGTGTGGCCGTGTTGGGCACGCATCATGGTGGTGAAGTGA
- a CDS encoding AbrB/MazE/SpoVT family DNA-binding domain-containing protein encodes MKTRLVRIGNSRGIRLPKSLIAQAGLTEEVELRVQDGAIILERTTSTRSGWAEAAKELRQRDEDLLLDPMNSTNFDEKEWEW; translated from the coding sequence ATGAAAACCCGTTTAGTGCGTATCGGTAATTCGCGGGGCATCCGCCTCCCCAAGTCTTTAATCGCTCAGGCCGGGTTGACCGAAGAAGTGGAGCTTCGCGTGCAGGATGGGGCTATAATTCTCGAACGTACGACAAGTACGCGGTCAGGCTGGGCAGAGGCCGCGAAGGAATTGCGTCAGCGTGATGAGGACCTGTTACTCGATCCTATGAATTCTACCAATTTTGATGAGAAGGAATGGGAGTGGTGA